A window of Castanea sativa cultivar Marrone di Chiusa Pesio chromosome 1, ASM4071231v1 contains these coding sequences:
- the LOC142620618 gene encoding uncharacterized protein LOC142620618, producing MLPGQVVWQPYEAELEDLPLWCVAGRAVWTATVPLVCFHLVEKHTPNRVIRQFGMIQEVPCDVNTDTVLHAIDLRGKVGVDWMQKHAGHIREWGNRLQQCCEAMLGDMPPQHEYFDWFKRVTRRFIDIPGARLILMIEGYVRLLRRHPVGTEDHNDITDVLKAVQEIGRVQPPIPEASNEEAATPAVAAIQSLSTTERPSTSKAPAGRSSRPPVATPRVVPTPDPSPSTTHPSPSPTIPPPTSWSFPELSDPTPPDSQQQEPPSHSTSTGPSSSIDPPHVQTKQAVGLPAVVEGRPKRISKAPPYGKGGHKHGHKAGPEAFDEGHARPPPHYTRQRKVQKRIVSTCCN from the exons ATGTTGCCTGGCCAG GTGGTGTGGCAGCCGTATGAAGCTGAATTAGAGGACCTTCCGCTGTGGTGCGTTGCAGGGAGGGCTGTGTGGACGGCAACGGTGCCGCTTGTATGTTTCCACctagtagagaaacatacaccgAATCGTGTCATTCGTCAATTCGGGATGATCCAAGAAGTTCCCTGTGATGTTAACACTGATACAGTGCTTCATGCCATTGATTTGAGGGGGAAGGTTGGTGTTGATTGGATGCAGAAACATGCTGGGCATATCAGGGAATGGGGTAATCGCCTTCAACAGTGTTGTGAAGCAATGCTTGGTGATATGCCTCCACAGCACGAGTACTTCGACTGGTTCAAAAGGGTAACTCGAAGGTTCATCGATATCCCCGGTGCTAGATTGATTCTAATG ATTGAAGGATATGTCCGTTTGTTGAGGCGTCACCCAGTGGGCACGGAGGACCACAATGACATTACTGATGTGTTGAAGGCAGTGCAGGAGATTGGCCGTGTACAACCTCCTATCCCTGAGGCCTCGAATGAGGAGGCAGCTACTCCTGCGGTAGCGGCTATTCAGAGCCTAAGCACTACTGAGAGGCCAAGCACGAGCAAAGCTCCTGCCGGACGTAGCTCTCGTCCGCCTGTTGCTACCCCTCGAGTTGTCCCTACCCCCGATCCCTCTCCATCCACCACACATCCATCTCCTAGCCCCACCATCCCTCCACCCACCTCATGGTCATTTCCTGAGCTGTCTGATCCAACCCCTCCTGACAGCCAGCAACAAGAGCCACCCTCCCACAGTACGTCTACTGGCCCTTCTTCGAGCATCGACCCACCCCATGTTCAGACTAAGCAGGCTGTTGGGTTACCTGCAGTGGTAGAAGGTCGGCCGAAACGCATATCAAAGGCACCTCCTTATGGGAAAGGGGGGCACAAACATGGACACAAAGCTGGGCCCGAGGCATTTGACGAAGGACATGCAAGACCTCCTCCTCATTATACGAGACAGCGTAAGGTTCAAAAAAG GATTGTATCTACATGCTGCAACTGA
- the LOC142635046 gene encoding serine/threonine-protein phosphatase 7 long form homolog, producing the protein MRRPRRRPKQRMSKIPLRAWILWLISMAAANAGQIDHAQPGPIDQSVLTLQANHRSEAIWNGRDPGSLKCRTRSEEFSNREPMVDDRVVDIIKALGLEGLLRTPGRKIDHGLITALVERWRPETHTFHMPHGEITITLQDVEVLLGLSVDGEAITGSMQKEYENVCRDFLGFRPVNDERKQLNGQRIFIKWLLKQVADPLPPNVEEDQLHKYARCYILALLGDTIFMDKSEDRVHLMASDKKASQIGGCLLLVQYWAWARFPYLCPTVEHGPPVGAYGPLVVVGPKQEKRARPRLPGQVS; encoded by the exons ATGCGGCGGCCACGGCGACGGCCAAAGCAACG GATGTCAAAAATTCCTCTCAGGGCATGGATACTGTGGTTGATTAG TATGGCTGCTGCAAATGCTGGACAGATTGACCATGCACAGCCTGGCCCCATTGACCAGTCGGTGTTGACGTTGCAGGCCAATCATCGGTCAGAAGCTATTTGGAATGGGCGG GATCCAGGGTCCCTTAAATGCCGTACCCGTAGTGAAGAGTTCTCCAATCGAGAGCCAATGGTGGACGATCGAGTCGTTGACATCATTAAGGCACttggtttggagggactccTCAGGACCCCGGGTAGAAAGATTGACCATGGCTTGATAACGGCCTTAGTGGAGCGATGGCGGCCCGAGACTCACACCTTCCACATGCCACATGGTGAGATCACCATCACATTGCAAGATGTGGAGGTTCTTCTCGGGCTTTCTGTTGATGGCGAGGCCATAACAGGGAGCATGCAGAAAGAATATGAGAATGTGTGCCGAGACTTCCTTGGCTTCCGACCCGTAAATGATGAGAGAAAGCAACTTAATGGCCAGAGGATTTTCATTAAATGGCTTTTAAAGCAAGTTGCTGATCCATTGCCACCTAATGTTGAAGAGGATCAGCTACATAAGTACGCacgatgctacatcctagcacTACTGGGGGACACAATCTTCATGGACAAATCCGAAGATAGGGTGCATTTAAT GGCAAGCGATAAGAAAGCTAGTCAGATTGGTGGGTGCTTGCTgttggtccagtattgggcatgggctaGGTTTCCATATTTGTGCCCGACAGTTGAGCATGGCCCGCCAGTGGGTGCTTATGGTCCTCTA GTGGTTGTGggtcccaaacaagaaaaacgGGCCCGCCCACGTCTTCCTGGACAGGTATCGTGA